From a single Alkalihalophilus pseudofirmus genomic region:
- a CDS encoding DUF3231 family protein, whose protein sequence is MKNDKELRLTSSELMNLWTQYLNDSAASQVLRYYLKHVEDEEVKNVLTKALKSTTSHVEFIGKLYKKEGIAKPIGFSENDIVMGAPRLFSDTFYIYYLLHLSTLGMAAGGVVISTSSRTDIVEFFRKVTQDAEDLHCLIKEVTKAKGIHNRPPYIPYPKEAVMVEDQDYLGSMFGKQRPINTIELTHIFTNIQTNTIGKTLMIGFSQVCHSDKLRSYILRGKDIANKQVAIFRKLLETNDIPVPSPWDSAVTESTVAPFSDKLMLFHITAMSAAGIGNYGAAMAASPRKDIGLKYARLLMEISLYAEDGANLMIENGWLEQPPQVPDRNELASKSKGYE, encoded by the coding sequence GTGAAGAATGATAAAGAACTTAGGTTAACTTCTTCTGAGTTAATGAACTTGTGGACACAATATTTAAATGATTCAGCTGCCTCCCAAGTTCTGCGTTATTACTTGAAACATGTAGAGGATGAAGAAGTAAAGAATGTACTTACAAAGGCGTTAAAAAGTACCACATCTCACGTAGAGTTTATTGGGAAGCTATATAAAAAAGAAGGTATTGCTAAGCCTATAGGTTTTTCTGAAAACGATATCGTAATGGGTGCACCTAGATTGTTTTCAGATACATTTTATATTTATTACCTTCTACATCTTTCCACATTAGGAATGGCTGCTGGCGGGGTTGTCATAAGCACTTCTAGCCGTACAGACATTGTAGAATTTTTCAGGAAAGTAACTCAGGATGCAGAGGATCTTCACTGTTTAATTAAAGAAGTGACTAAAGCAAAAGGTATACATAACAGGCCTCCATACATCCCGTATCCTAAAGAAGCTGTGATGGTAGAGGATCAAGATTATTTAGGAAGCATGTTCGGTAAACAAAGGCCTATTAATACAATTGAATTAACTCACATCTTTACGAATATACAAACGAATACAATAGGTAAGACTTTAATGATTGGGTTCTCCCAGGTTTGTCATTCTGATAAATTACGCAGCTATATTTTACGTGGGAAAGACATTGCTAATAAGCAGGTAGCCATTTTTAGAAAGCTGCTTGAAACAAATGATATTCCTGTTCCAAGTCCGTGGGATTCTGCTGTAACTGAATCAACAGTTGCCCCTTTCTCTGATAAACTAATGCTGTTTCACATTACGGCGATGTCCGCTGCAGGTATAGGTAATTACGGGGCAGCAATGGCTGCTAGTCCTAGAAAAGATATTGGTCTCAAATACGCTAGGTTATTAATGGAAATCTCTCTCTATGCAGAGGACGGTGCCAATTTAATGATTGAAAATGGCTGGTTAGAACAACCCCCACAAGTACCAGACCGCAATGAATTGGCTAGTAAGTCAAAAGGGTATGAATAA
- a CDS encoding GrpB family protein, with protein MRKVEVVPYQKEWPDAFYRERENIQQILGEQCIRVSHIGSTAIPEMAAKPVIDILVEVVDIQKVDHFNHLFSKLGYKACGENGILGRRFFMKGGNHRTHHIHTFQTGDPHILRHLAFRDYLRHHTEDASRYMKKKQELAQLYPFEMDQYIKGKDGLIKELEKKAIEWYKIRTL; from the coding sequence ATGAGAAAAGTAGAAGTAGTACCTTATCAAAAAGAGTGGCCGGATGCCTTTTATCGTGAACGTGAAAACATTCAACAAATACTCGGTGAACAATGTATTAGAGTCAGCCATATTGGCAGCACCGCTATACCTGAAATGGCAGCTAAACCTGTTATCGACATTCTTGTAGAGGTAGTTGATATTCAAAAAGTAGATCACTTTAATCATTTATTTTCTAAGCTAGGGTACAAAGCATGTGGGGAAAACGGCATTTTAGGTCGAAGGTTCTTTATGAAAGGCGGAAATCATCGAACGCACCATATCCATACCTTTCAAACAGGTGACCCGCATATCCTCAGACATCTTGCTTTCCGAGATTATCTTAGACATCATACAGAAGATGCCAGCCGATATATGAAGAAAAAGCAAGAATTAGCTCAACTTTATCCATTTGAAATGGATCAGTACATAAAGGGGAAAGACGGGCTCATTAAAGAACTCGAGAAAAAAGCAATAGAATGGTACAAAATCAGAACGCTTTGA
- a CDS encoding alpha/beta fold hydrolase, translating to MPTCNVNNVELYYEVHGEGEPIIFTHGASWNHKLWDPQVEYFSNHYQVIVWDVRGHGKSTLPPGRIDTEDLSRDLIGLLDHLGIEKATLCGLSMGGHISIQTAIRYPQRVDSIILIGAPFTSQFNWVEKWLYPMNLVSNRYLSMSVFARLQARFFSTYNPDNKVFIKETVSMLPRKNWVKIWDAVTRMDSSKDLEKILCPALILYGEYDILVRHQQVHMNRMIPKSTLKVIKHAHHATSLDNPRDVNAYIDHFLESR from the coding sequence ATGCCTACATGCAACGTAAATAATGTTGAGCTGTATTATGAAGTTCATGGGGAAGGTGAACCGATCATTTTTACGCACGGGGCTTCCTGGAACCATAAACTCTGGGATCCTCAAGTAGAGTATTTCTCAAACCATTATCAAGTAATCGTATGGGACGTCCGAGGGCATGGGAAATCTACCCTTCCGCCTGGAAGAATTGATACAGAGGATTTATCACGTGACTTGATCGGTTTACTAGATCATTTAGGGATTGAAAAAGCGACCTTATGCGGGCTTTCTATGGGAGGACATATTTCGATCCAAACTGCTATTAGGTATCCCCAGCGAGTTGATTCAATCATTTTAATAGGTGCCCCGTTTACGAGTCAGTTCAATTGGGTCGAGAAGTGGCTCTATCCAATGAACCTAGTATCAAATCGTTATCTATCTATGAGTGTTTTTGCCAGATTGCAAGCGCGCTTTTTTTCAACGTACAATCCAGACAATAAAGTCTTTATAAAAGAAACGGTCAGTATGCTTCCACGAAAAAATTGGGTGAAGATTTGGGATGCTGTTACTCGAATGGATTCTAGTAAAGATCTAGAGAAGATCCTATGTCCTGCCTTAATTTTATACGGCGAATACGATATCTTGGTACGGCACCAGCAAGTGCACATGAATCGAATGATTCCAAAATCTACATTAAAAGTAATAAAACATGCTCATCATGCTACGAGCTTAGATAACCCAAGAGATGTGAATGCTTATATTGACCATTTTTTAGAAAGCAGGTAA
- a CDS encoding DUF3139 domain-containing protein, whose protein sequence is MIKRILLIMFSLLAAAVILIPISLFYILNNGNPYHKHLVNKHIPQHLEELGYSEEDIIEHAYLQPKHLINNDVYHGHYKVVFADEPQLEYLYGVTKKGKNVVQFCEKETLLGPRHYGEMTTDESNHSEEFCIGYFDNRD, encoded by the coding sequence ATGATCAAGAGAATTTTATTAATCATGTTTAGTCTGTTAGCGGCGGCCGTGATTCTAATACCTATCAGCTTATTCTACATTTTAAATAACGGCAACCCTTATCATAAACACCTTGTAAATAAGCATATTCCTCAGCATTTAGAAGAACTCGGTTATTCAGAGGAAGATATTATCGAGCACGCATATCTACAGCCAAAACACCTTATAAATAATGATGTCTATCATGGCCATTACAAAGTTGTGTTTGCAGACGAGCCTCAGCTTGAATATTTATATGGAGTCACGAAAAAAGGAAAAAACGTCGTTCAATTTTGCGAGAAGGAAACCTTGCTCGGGCCCCGTCATTACGGAGAAATGACTACGGACGAATCAAATCATAGTGAAGAATTTTGTATAGGGTACTTTGATAACCGAGATTGA
- a CDS encoding HPP family protein produces MERDIKKEQTQTAYTTLYHYFSKMKGDQVRTSSVPIKDSMVSAAGSFIAILVISGIAMLLGYPMILGPMGASCLLVFAAHAGPFSQPRQIFGGHLIASITALSIWDIFGRNHLTIGITLAVILFLMIVMKLVHPPAAASGMVAINTQAGWGFLMTIAVTSIVLIIISVLYNNFFKDRQYPKQWI; encoded by the coding sequence GTGGAGAGAGACATAAAAAAAGAGCAAACTCAAACTGCTTACACAACGCTTTATCATTACTTTAGCAAAATGAAAGGCGATCAAGTTAGAACCTCTAGTGTTCCTATTAAAGATAGCATGGTTAGTGCAGCAGGCAGTTTTATTGCTATCCTTGTTATTAGTGGAATTGCAATGCTCTTAGGGTATCCGATGATTTTAGGGCCAATGGGAGCTAGCTGCTTACTTGTATTTGCAGCTCATGCAGGTCCGTTTTCACAGCCAAGACAAATATTCGGCGGTCATTTAATAGCCTCAATAACCGCACTGTCAATCTGGGATATCTTTGGTAGAAATCATTTAACAATTGGGATCACATTGGCCGTGATATTATTCTTAATGATAGTCATGAAGCTTGTGCATCCTCCGGCAGCGGCAAGCGGTATGGTTGCTATTAACACACAAGCAGGCTGGGGCTTCTTAATGACCATTGCCGTTACCTCCATTGTGCTGATTATCATCTCCGTCCTATACAATAATTTTTTCAAAGATAGGCAGTACCCTAAGCAATGGATTTAG
- a CDS encoding GNAT family N-acetyltransferase, producing MGLLNIRKANVADAAGIAKVHVDSWRTTYKGLFSDKLLAGLSYEEREKSWIKQIPTGHVFVAENDNSEVIGFAAGGKERSGNYEGYDGELHIIYLLKDYQGQGIGVHLVRQVVDEMIRSGYQSMLCLVLEGNPSRYFYEAIGGKLIDRVEGEIRGEKVIDLVYCWDHLDSFKGD from the coding sequence GTGGGACTGTTGAATATACGAAAAGCGAACGTAGCTGATGCAGCAGGAATTGCAAAAGTCCATGTAGACAGTTGGCGAACGACTTACAAAGGATTATTTTCTGATAAATTATTAGCAGGTCTCTCTTATGAAGAACGCGAGAAGTCTTGGATTAAGCAAATCCCAACAGGCCATGTGTTTGTTGCAGAAAATGATAACAGTGAAGTGATTGGCTTTGCTGCTGGAGGAAAAGAGCGAAGCGGAAATTATGAAGGTTATGATGGAGAACTACATATCATCTATCTTTTAAAGGATTATCAAGGGCAGGGAATAGGTGTGCACCTAGTGCGTCAAGTGGTAGATGAAATGATAAGATCCGGCTATCAATCTATGCTTTGTCTTGTCTTAGAAGGTAATCCATCACGCTACTTTTATGAAGCGATTGGCGGCAAGCTGATAGATCGAGTAGAAGGAGAGATTAGAGGCGAAAAGGTAATTGATCTCGTATACTGCTGGGATCATCTTGATTCGTTTAAAGGAGACTGA